A single region of the Enterococcus mundtii genome encodes:
- the dtd gene encoding D-aminoacyl-tRNA deacylase — translation MRAVIQRVSQAAVSINEREVGRIDHGLLILLGVHDTDTQKDVDYLIKKIAQMRIFEDEQGKMNLSIEDVKGALLSISQFTLFADTKKGNRPSFIAAARPEKAIPLYEAFNEGLRQRGITVETGEFGVDMAVSLVNDGPVTIIIDSQNK, via the coding sequence TTGCGCGCAGTGATCCAACGAGTGAGTCAAGCAGCTGTGTCGATCAACGAACGAGAAGTGGGGCGTATCGATCATGGCTTGTTGATTTTGCTAGGTGTTCATGATACAGATACGCAAAAAGACGTCGATTATTTGATCAAAAAAATTGCCCAGATGCGTATCTTTGAAGATGAACAAGGAAAAATGAATTTAAGTATTGAAGATGTCAAAGGAGCGCTGTTGAGTATTTCTCAATTCACTCTTTTTGCAGACACAAAAAAAGGCAATCGACCAAGTTTTATCGCAGCAGCACGTCCGGAAAAAGCGATTCCTTTATATGAAGCATTTAACGAAGGGCTAAGACAACGAGGAATCACAGTTGAAACAGGAGAATTTGGTGTAGATATGGCGGTTTCTCTTGTGAATGATGGCCCAGTGACGATCATTATTGATTCTCAAAATAAATGA
- a CDS encoding RelA/SpoT family protein: protein MPKEEILTGPDVIKMVSQYMGPEHVAFVQKACDYATTAHEGQFRKSGEPYIIHPIQVAGILADLRMDPHTVATGFLHDVVEDTEVTLEDLREAFGNDVAMLVDGVTKLGKIKYKSHEEQLAENHRKMLLAMAQDLRVIMVKLADRLHNMRTLKHLREDKQRRIAQETLEIYAPLAHRLGISRIKWELEDTALRYLNPKQYYRIVHLMQTKREERENYVSGTVEDIRLATEELGIFAEIYGRPKHIYSIYRKMKDQKKQFNEIYDLLAIRVIVDSIKDCYAVLGAIHTKWKPMPGRFKDYIAMPKANMYQSLHTTVIGPAGNPVEIQIRTQEMHEIAEFGVAAHWAYKEGKGDKVEPDGMTKQLSWFHEIIELQDESYDASEFMEGVKGDIFSDKVYVFTPKGDVTELPKGSGPLDFAYSIHTDIGNKTTGAKINGKMVQLDYKLKNGDIIEILTSPNSFGPSRDWLKLVATSKARNKIKRFFKGQDRDENVTKGHEALVKCIMDLGFVPKEILSKNKLHDALERLNFQTEEDMYAAIGYGEVSPLTMANRLTEKERKEQKIEQQKQEAEELMNQPKKEPEKMKVRHEGGVVIQGVENLLIRISRCCNPVPGDDIVGYITKGRGISIHRKDCPNVQPDKPNVEERLIDVEWEGTSNTNKEYDADLEIYGYNRSGMLNDVLQTVNAMTKNLNSVEARTNKDKMATIHLTVGIRNLSHLKSIVDKIKTVPDVYSVRRMNG from the coding sequence ATGCCAAAAGAAGAAATATTAACAGGGCCTGACGTCATTAAGATGGTTAGCCAATACATGGGACCTGAACATGTCGCTTTTGTGCAAAAAGCATGTGACTACGCGACCACTGCACATGAGGGACAATTTCGTAAATCAGGAGAACCTTATATCATCCATCCGATCCAAGTTGCAGGGATTCTTGCAGATCTACGAATGGACCCCCATACGGTTGCCACTGGTTTTTTACATGATGTGGTAGAAGATACAGAAGTAACCTTAGAAGATTTAAGAGAAGCCTTCGGGAACGACGTGGCAATGTTGGTGGACGGAGTGACGAAGTTAGGGAAAATCAAATACAAATCCCACGAAGAACAACTAGCGGAAAATCACCGCAAAATGTTATTAGCTATGGCTCAAGATTTACGTGTAATCATGGTGAAGTTAGCCGATCGTTTACATAACATGCGTACGTTAAAGCATTTGCGGGAAGATAAACAACGACGCATTGCGCAAGAAACATTGGAAATATACGCACCGCTTGCTCATCGTTTAGGGATCAGTCGAATCAAATGGGAATTAGAGGATACGGCGCTGCGTTATCTCAATCCAAAGCAATATTATCGAATCGTTCACTTGATGCAAACAAAACGAGAAGAACGTGAAAATTATGTCAGTGGTACAGTGGAGGATATCCGTTTAGCAACGGAAGAATTGGGGATTTTTGCAGAGATCTATGGTCGCCCGAAACACATCTATTCGATTTACCGTAAGATGAAAGACCAAAAGAAGCAATTCAATGAAATCTATGATCTACTGGCAATCCGAGTGATCGTGGATTCGATCAAAGATTGTTATGCAGTACTAGGAGCGATCCATACGAAATGGAAACCTATGCCAGGTAGATTCAAAGATTATATCGCGATGCCTAAAGCGAATATGTATCAATCGTTGCATACGACTGTTATCGGACCAGCTGGCAACCCTGTCGAGATTCAGATCCGTACCCAAGAAATGCACGAAATCGCTGAGTTTGGGGTAGCTGCTCACTGGGCATATAAAGAAGGAAAAGGCGACAAAGTTGAACCCGATGGGATGACAAAACAGTTAAGTTGGTTCCATGAGATCATCGAATTGCAAGATGAAAGTTACGATGCTTCTGAATTCATGGAGGGTGTGAAAGGCGATATCTTTAGTGATAAAGTCTATGTGTTCACTCCTAAAGGCGATGTGACTGAACTTCCTAAAGGATCAGGACCGTTAGACTTTGCTTATAGCATCCATACAGATATCGGGAACAAAACGACTGGTGCCAAAATCAATGGGAAAATGGTCCAATTAGATTACAAATTGAAGAATGGTGATATCATCGAGATTCTGACTTCGCCAAATTCATTTGGACCAAGTCGTGATTGGCTGAAATTAGTAGCCACAAGTAAAGCGAGAAATAAAATCAAGCGTTTCTTCAAAGGGCAAGATCGAGACGAAAATGTGACGAAGGGCCATGAAGCTTTAGTGAAGTGTATTATGGATCTTGGTTTTGTACCAAAGGAGATTCTTTCAAAAAATAAATTACACGACGCATTAGAACGCTTGAATTTTCAAACAGAAGAAGATATGTATGCTGCGATTGGTTATGGCGAAGTAAGTCCATTGACGATGGCTAATCGCTTGACTGAAAAAGAGCGGAAAGAACAAAAAATCGAGCAACAAAAACAAGAAGCAGAAGAGTTGATGAATCAACCTAAAAAAGAGCCTGAAAAAATGAAGGTTCGTCATGAAGGTGGCGTCGTCATCCAAGGTGTTGAAAACTTGTTGATCCGGATCAGCCGTTGTTGCAATCCTGTACCAGGGGATGACATCGTGGGCTATATCACCAAAGGACGTGGTATCTCGATCCATCGCAAAGACTGTCCGAATGTCCAACCGGATAAACCAAACGTGGAAGAACGGTTGATTGACGTTGAATGGGAAGGCACTTCAAATACGAACAAAGAGTATGATGCTGATTTAGAGATCTATGGCTATAATCGTTCGGGCATGTTAAATGACGTCTTGCAGACAGTGAATGCGATGACTAAAAATCTAAACAGTGTCGAAGCACGAACGAATAAAGACAAAATGGCGACGATCCATTTGACAGTAGGGATACGTAACTTGTCACACTTGAAAAGTATTGTCGATAAAATCAAGACTGTACCGGATGTATATAGCGTACGCCGGATGAATGGCTAG
- a CDS encoding 16S rRNA (uracil(1498)-N(3))-methyltransferase has translation MQRYFLDEPYRPQERFVIEGEAYHHMVRVMRMAVKDQVYLAFNDQIAIIAEISEMKENEVFLVEVAKESVQKELPCKITIASGYPKGDKLDWIVQKGTELGAHGFVGFPAAASVVKWDAKKRKKRQERLVKIAQEAAEQSHRQVVPQVSLMETEKQFYETLSSYDVLLVAYEESAKQGEAANLAKILQSVLPGTRILAVFGPEGGLSPQEIAHFESQGGILCGLGPRILRTETAPLYLLSAASFQLELQALSK, from the coding sequence ATGCAACGATATTTTCTAGATGAGCCTTATCGACCACAAGAGCGTTTTGTAATAGAGGGTGAAGCCTATCACCATATGGTAAGAGTTATGCGAATGGCAGTGAAAGATCAGGTCTATTTAGCATTTAACGACCAGATCGCGATCATTGCAGAAATCAGTGAAATGAAGGAGAATGAAGTCTTCTTAGTCGAAGTGGCGAAAGAAAGTGTTCAAAAAGAATTACCCTGCAAGATCACGATTGCTAGCGGATATCCTAAAGGGGATAAGTTGGATTGGATCGTACAAAAAGGGACAGAGCTAGGCGCTCACGGGTTTGTGGGATTTCCTGCTGCTGCTTCTGTCGTTAAATGGGATGCCAAAAAACGCAAAAAGCGACAAGAGCGGTTGGTCAAGATTGCACAGGAAGCGGCGGAACAGTCGCATCGCCAAGTCGTACCGCAAGTATCTTTAATGGAGACAGAAAAGCAATTTTATGAGACGCTCAGTTCGTATGATGTCCTTCTGGTTGCATATGAAGAATCAGCAAAACAAGGGGAAGCCGCTAATTTAGCCAAAATACTGCAATCTGTTTTACCAGGTACTCGGATCCTTGCAGTGTTTGGCCCAGAAGGCGGATTATCACCTCAAGAAATCGCTCATTTCGAATCACAAGGTGGCATTCTTTGTGGTCTTGGTCCAAGAATCCTACGAACAGAAACTGCGCCATTGTATTTGTTAAGTGCCGCAAGTTTCCAACTTGAATTACAAGCACTTAGCAAGTAA
- the prmA gene encoding 50S ribosomal protein L11 methyltransferase yields MKWNEVKIETASEAVEAVANILMEAGASGVAIEDSLDVENFKSDPYGEILTKEDFTTIEEGAIVMAYFPETIFLPEILPFIKERVTKLPEFGLAIGKNIVTVSEVEESNWATAWKKYYHPVRITRLLTVVPSWESYQTTDPLEKIITLDPGMAFGTGTHPTTSLTLQALESTLRGGETLLDVGTGSGVLSIAAKHLGAKEVYAYDLDEVAVRSAKENMDLNEVAKDVHVSANDLLKGIESESDVIVANILADIILLMIPDAWRLLKQTGTLIVSGIIEEKKEMVLTAMEEQGFVVDQVFQQKDWYAIMLKKPEVD; encoded by the coding sequence ATGAAATGGAATGAAGTCAAAATCGAAACGGCGAGTGAAGCGGTTGAAGCAGTCGCAAATATTTTAATGGAAGCAGGAGCGAGTGGTGTCGCGATCGAAGATTCATTGGACGTCGAAAATTTTAAATCTGATCCTTATGGAGAAATCCTGACAAAAGAAGATTTTACAACGATTGAAGAGGGTGCCATCGTGATGGCTTATTTCCCTGAAACGATCTTTTTACCGGAAATTTTACCCTTTATCAAAGAACGTGTGACAAAATTACCCGAATTTGGATTAGCGATCGGTAAGAACATTGTGACGGTGAGTGAAGTCGAAGAAAGCAATTGGGCAACGGCTTGGAAAAAATATTATCATCCGGTTCGGATCACACGTCTACTAACTGTCGTACCAAGTTGGGAAAGTTATCAAACGACTGATCCATTAGAAAAAATCATTACATTAGACCCAGGGATGGCGTTTGGAACAGGTACGCATCCAACGACTTCTTTGACATTACAAGCACTGGAGTCGACCTTGCGAGGTGGAGAAACGCTTTTAGATGTCGGTACTGGTTCCGGAGTGTTGAGTATTGCGGCGAAGCATTTAGGGGCAAAAGAAGTCTATGCGTATGATCTCGATGAAGTGGCAGTACGTTCAGCAAAAGAAAATATGGACCTAAATGAAGTAGCAAAAGATGTGCATGTGTCAGCCAATGACCTATTAAAAGGCATCGAGAGCGAGAGCGATGTGATCGTAGCTAATATTTTGGCAGATATCATTTTGTTGATGATTCCTGATGCGTGGCGTTTACTAAAACAAACTGGGACGTTGATCGTTTCTGGAATCATTGAAGAGAAGAAAGAAATGGTTCTTACGGCGATGGAAGAACAAGGTTTTGTTGTCGATCAAGTGTTCCAACAAAAAGATTGGTATGCCATTATGCTAAAAAAGCCTGAGGTGGATTAA
- a CDS encoding DUF3013 family protein, translating into MKKTTILDYLDTAIEKKITDYDVALDWDTKNHTIEIVVRLFAENQAHFELDDAQGVVSEEEIIEFEDGVLLFNPEKSIFDEQDYLAVIPYEGKKGLASSVADALIDYLNDVLAQGQSDLLDFLDAEDETAVFELKWDNHVFTRLVEEKQQNEKDVYLPYPSY; encoded by the coding sequence ATGAAGAAAACAACAATATTGGATTACCTTGATACAGCCATTGAAAAGAAGATCACAGACTATGATGTGGCGTTAGATTGGGACACAAAAAACCATACGATTGAGATCGTGGTACGTTTATTTGCAGAAAATCAGGCACATTTTGAATTAGATGATGCCCAAGGTGTTGTCTCGGAAGAAGAAATCATTGAATTTGAAGATGGTGTCTTATTATTCAACCCAGAAAAATCTATATTTGATGAGCAAGATTATCTGGCAGTGATCCCTTATGAAGGAAAGAAAGGGTTAGCGAGTTCTGTAGCCGATGCACTGATTGACTACTTGAATGATGTATTAGCACAAGGTCAAAGTGATCTTTTAGATTTTTTAGATGCAGAAGACGAAACAGCTGTCTTTGAATTGAAATGGGACAACCATGTGTTCACACGTTTAGTCGAAGAAAAACAACAAAATGAAAAAGATGTATATCTACCCTATCCCAGCTATTAA
- a CDS encoding DNA-3-methyladenine glycosylase, with amino-acid sequence MTNQKQLDELLLNKTTAEVAKDLLGMYLEYETPNGRLGGYIVDAEAYLGPEDLAAHSYGMRRTPRVRAMYEEPGTIYLYTMHTHLILNIITQPEGVPQGVMIRAIEPVEGIEQMSLNRKGKAGPDISNGPGKLVAALGLSPDLYGQSIRDSSLRLVFEKKRLPKKILALPRIGIPNKGEWTEKPLRFVVAGNPYLSLQKKNQVDEDWGWRKQNEENNNIGLP; translated from the coding sequence ATGACAAATCAAAAACAATTAGATGAACTTTTATTAAATAAAACAACGGCAGAAGTGGCAAAAGATTTACTAGGAATGTATCTGGAATATGAAACACCAAATGGGCGCTTAGGGGGCTATATCGTAGATGCAGAAGCTTACTTAGGTCCGGAAGATCTGGCTGCTCACAGTTATGGTATGCGGCGTACGCCTCGAGTGCGTGCAATGTATGAAGAACCAGGAACGATCTATCTCTACACGATGCACACCCACTTGATTTTAAATATCATCACACAACCTGAAGGAGTACCACAAGGAGTGATGATCCGTGCCATTGAGCCTGTGGAGGGGATTGAGCAAATGAGCCTGAATCGCAAAGGGAAGGCGGGTCCTGATATTAGTAATGGTCCAGGGAAATTAGTGGCAGCCTTAGGTCTATCACCAGATTTATATGGACAGTCGATTCGTGATAGTTCGTTGCGTTTGGTTTTTGAGAAAAAACGGCTACCAAAAAAAATATTGGCGTTGCCTAGAATCGGTATACCGAATAAAGGAGAATGGACGGAAAAACCATTGCGTTTTGTCGTTGCTGGAAATCCGTATCTTTCATTACAAAAAAAGAACCAAGTCGATGAAGACTGGGGTTGGAGGAAACAAAATGAAGAAAACAACAATATTGGATTACCTTGA
- a CDS encoding replication-associated recombination protein A, whose amino-acid sequence MQQPLAYRMRPKNIDEVVGQRHLVGEGKIIRRMVDAEMLSSMILYGPPGTGKTSIASAIAGSTNFAFRMLNAATDSKKDLQVVAEEARMSGTVILLLDEVHRLDKTKQDFLLPHLENGRIILIGATTENPYITINPAIRSRTQIFEVKPLDEEDIQLAIHRALSDKENGLGESSIKIDENALLHLSRATNGDLRSALNGLELAVRSTKKQEDGTIHLTLAIIEECIQRKALTHDKNGDAHYDVISAFQKSIRGSDVDAALHYLARLVEAGDLASICRRLMVIGYEDIGLGNPAAAARTVNAVLAAERLGLPEGRIPLADAVVDLCLSPKSNSAYTALDTAIADIRAGKAGEVPDHLKDSHYQGAKSLNRGVDYQYPHSYENAWVDQQYLPDKLKHTQYYQPKNTGKYEQALGQQYQRIKEWQKKTQ is encoded by the coding sequence ATGCAACAACCATTAGCCTATCGGATGCGTCCGAAAAATATCGATGAAGTCGTTGGCCAACGCCATTTAGTTGGTGAAGGTAAAATCATTCGCCGAATGGTTGATGCAGAAATGTTATCTTCCATGATTTTATATGGACCACCCGGCACAGGAAAGACAAGTATCGCTAGTGCCATTGCTGGCTCAACTAATTTTGCCTTTCGGATGTTGAATGCCGCGACCGATTCTAAAAAAGATCTACAAGTTGTCGCCGAAGAAGCTAGAATGAGCGGTACTGTGATTCTTTTACTTGATGAAGTCCATCGATTAGATAAAACAAAGCAAGATTTTTTACTTCCGCATTTAGAAAACGGTCGTATCATCTTGATTGGGGCAACCACTGAAAATCCTTATATCACGATTAATCCAGCAATCCGTAGTCGGACACAGATCTTTGAGGTAAAACCGTTAGACGAAGAAGATATCCAATTAGCAATTCATCGTGCATTGTCCGATAAAGAAAATGGCTTAGGAGAATCATCGATTAAAATAGATGAAAATGCCTTGCTTCATCTATCTCGTGCCACTAACGGTGATTTGAGAAGCGCACTTAATGGCTTGGAACTTGCTGTACGTTCCACTAAAAAACAAGAAGACGGTACAATTCATCTCACCCTCGCGATTATCGAAGAGTGTATCCAGCGAAAAGCATTGACGCATGATAAAAATGGGGATGCTCACTATGATGTGATCTCCGCATTTCAAAAATCCATTCGTGGGAGCGACGTGGATGCTGCATTACATTACTTGGCGCGTTTAGTCGAAGCTGGGGATTTAGCAAGTATTTGTCGTCGCCTGATGGTGATTGGCTACGAAGATATTGGCTTAGGCAACCCTGCTGCTGCGGCTCGAACAGTCAACGCTGTGCTAGCTGCCGAACGTTTAGGTCTACCAGAAGGTCGTATCCCTTTAGCTGATGCAGTCGTCGATCTTTGCCTTTCACCAAAATCCAATTCTGCCTATACCGCATTAGATACAGCCATTGCAGACATAAGAGCAGGAAAGGCAGGCGAAGTTCCTGATCACTTAAAAGATAGCCATTATCAAGGGGCCAAGTCATTGAATCGAGGTGTAGACTATCAATATCCTCATAGCTACGAAAATGCTTGGGTCGATCAACAATATCTACCTGATAAACTGAAACATACACAGTATTATCAACCTAAAAATACTGGGAAGTACGAACAAGCCTTAGGACAGCAATATCAGCGCATTAAAGAATGGCAGAAAAAAACACAATAA